The Saccharothrix violaceirubra genome segment CAGGACGCGCAGCGAACTTCTGGCCGGCGTCAAGGCAGCGGGTCTGCACGTGGTGGACAGGACTGACACCCGGCCGCGGCATCCACGAGCGAGGGACACCGCAGATCCCCTCCACTCCGCCCGCGTCGCAGAGGTCACTTCGCTTTGGCGTCTCTCCAGCACGTGACGATCAGTGTCGGCTGTCGCCGGGGGCGAGCAGGCCGGTGATCTCGGCGATCGCCTCCGGGGAAGGATGGAAGTACCGACGAAGGCTCAGCGCCGGTTTTCGTTCCGATGTTCCTCGACCCCCTGACCGCCGAGCGCCGCCTCCACCCCGTCCAACAACACCCGCAACCCCACGCGGAAATTCCGCATCGCCTCCCGCTCGAGGTACGACGCGCACGGGTCGTCCTCGACGGGCGGCGGTTCCTCCGCGCCCAACCACGTCGCGTTCGGGAAACGCTCGCCGAAATCCGGCACGACCTCGGTCAGCACCCCCGACCGCGCGTACCACCAGTCCTCGTCCGACACCCCGGTCACCGTCGCCGCCCGCCGCACTTCGGTCACCATCGCCGCCGTGCCGCGCACGAACTGCATCACCACGCCCACCACGGCCTGCGCGCGCGACGGCGCCAACCCGGTCGACCGCACGATCGCGACCAGCGCCTCCAGCATCCGGAACTCGTTCGGTCCCAGCACCGGCCGCGCCTGCGAGACCTCCAACATCCACGGATGCCGCAGGTGGAACGCCCGCGCGTCCTCCGCCCACGCCATCAACGCCGCCCGCCACCCCGCCGCCAGGTCGTACCCGTCGGGCAGCTCGCCGAGCACCTTGTCGTACATCAGGTCCAGCAACTCGGCCTTGCCCGGCACGTACGTGTACAACGCCATCGCCGTGCGGCCCAGCCGCTCCCCCACCGCGCGCATCGACAACGCGGCCATGCCGTGCTCGTCGGCCACGGCGATCGCCGCGTCCAGGATCGCGTCCAGGGTCAACCCGGTCTTGTCCGACGGCTCACGCCACAACAGCGGAATCGACCGGCGCGGATCGCCCTGGCCCGGGTACACGACCGCCACGCGCTCGCTCCTTATGGTGTAAAGTCCCACTCTCGATCCAAACCTTACGCCATAAACATGGGGGATACAGGCATGGGCACGATCGCCGACAGCCACGACGTCATCGAGGTACGCGGCGCCCGGGAGAACAACCTCGCCGACGTCTCCGTCGACATCCCGAAACGCCGCCTCACCGTGTTCACCGGCGTCTCCGGCTCCGGCAAGTCCTCCCTGGTGTTCGGCACCATCGCCGCCGAGTCCCAGCGACTGATCAACGAGACCTACACCGCGTTCGTCCAGTCCTTCATGCCCAGCCTCGGCCGACCCGACGTCGACGCCCTGCGCAACCTCAGCGCCGCCATCGTCGTCGACCAGGAACGCATGGGCGCCAACTCCCGCTCCACCGTCGGCACCGCCACCGACGCCCACACCATGCTGCGCATCGTGTTCAGCCGCCTGGGCACGCCGCACGTCGGCACCTCCGGCGCGTTCAGCTTCAACCTCCCCGAGGGCATGTGCCCCGAGTGCGAGGGCCTCGGCCGCGTCTCCACCATCGACGTGGACGAACTCGTCGACAGGACCAAATCCCTCAACGAGGGCGCGATCACCGTCCCCGGCTTCACCGTCGACAACTGGTACGTCCAGACCTACATCCAGTCCGGTTTCTTCGACCCCGACAAGAAACTCGCCGACTTCACCGACGACGAGTGGGACGCCTTCCTGCACCGCGAGTCGACCAAGGTCAAGGTCGGCAAGAACAACGTCACCTACGAGGGCCTCGTGGTGAAGGTCAACCGGCTCATGCTGGCCAAGGACCGCGAGTCCATGCAGGCCCACGTCCGCACCTTCGTCGACCGCGCCGTCACCTTCACCACCTGCCCGTCCTGCGCGGGCGCCCGCCTCAACGACGCGGCGCTCTCGTCCAGGATCGACGGCCTCAACATCGCCGAGTGCTCGGCCATGCAGATCAGCGACCTGGCCGCGTGGGTCGACAAGATCTCCGACCCGTCCGTGGCACCGGTCCTCACGACGCTGGGCGAACTCCTCGACTCGCTGGTCGGCATCGGCCTGGGCTACCTCAGCCTCGACCGCCAGTCCGGCACCCTGTCCGGCGGCGAGGCCCAGCGCGTCAAGATGGTCCGCCACCTCGGCTCCGCGCTCACCGACGTCACCTACGTGTTCGACGAACCCACCGTCGGCCTGCACCCGCACGACATCAGGCGCATGAACGACCTCCTGCTCCAACTGCGCGACAAGGGCAACACCGTCCTCGTCGTCGAGCACAAGCCCGAGACCATCGCCATCGCCGACCACGTCGTCGACCTCGGTCCCGGCGCGGGCACCAACGGCGGCCGGATCTGCTTCACCGGCACCGTCGACGCACTGCGCGCCTCCGACACCCTCACCGGACGCCACCTCGACCACCGCGCCCGGCTGCGCGACACCGTCCGCACGCCCACCGGCACGCTCGCCATCACCGGCGCCACCCTGCACAACCTGCGGGACGTGAGCGTGGACCTGCCGACCGGCGTGCTCACCGTGGTCACCGGCGTCGCGGGTTCCGGCAAGTCGTCGCTGATCAAGGGCTCGCTCGCGGGCCGGCCCGACGTGGTGC includes the following:
- a CDS encoding TetR/AcrR family transcriptional regulator, translating into MAVVYPGQGDPRRSIPLLWREPSDKTGLTLDAILDAAIAVADEHGMAALSMRAVGERLGRTAMALYTYVPGKAELLDLMYDKVLGELPDGYDLAAGWRAALMAWAEDARAFHLRHPWMLEVSQARPVLGPNEFRMLEALVAIVRSTGLAPSRAQAVVGVVMQFVRGTAAMVTEVRRAATVTGVSDEDWWYARSGVLTEVVPDFGERFPNATWLGAEEPPPVEDDPCASYLEREAMRNFRVGLRVLLDGVEAALGGQGVEEHRNENRR
- a CDS encoding ATP-binding cassette domain-containing protein; amino-acid sequence: MGTIADSHDVIEVRGARENNLADVSVDIPKRRLTVFTGVSGSGKSSLVFGTIAAESQRLINETYTAFVQSFMPSLGRPDVDALRNLSAAIVVDQERMGANSRSTVGTATDAHTMLRIVFSRLGTPHVGTSGAFSFNLPEGMCPECEGLGRVSTIDVDELVDRTKSLNEGAITVPGFTVDNWYVQTYIQSGFFDPDKKLADFTDDEWDAFLHRESTKVKVGKNNVTYEGLVVKVNRLMLAKDRESMQAHVRTFVDRAVTFTTCPSCAGARLNDAALSSRIDGLNIAECSAMQISDLAAWVDKISDPSVAPVLTTLGELLDSLVGIGLGYLSLDRQSGTLSGGEAQRVKMVRHLGSALTDVTYVFDEPTVGLHPHDIRRMNDLLLQLRDKGNTVLVVEHKPETIAIADHVVDLGPGAGTNGGRICFTGTVDALRASDTLTGRHLDHRARLRDTVRTPTGTLAITGATLHNLRDVSVDLPTGVLTVVTGVAGSGKSSLIKGSLAGRPDVVLVDQSPIRGSRRSNPATYTGLLDPIRAAFAKANGVKPALFSANSAGACQKCKGIGLVYTDLAMMAGVATVCEECAGKRFTAEVLAYKLRGRDISEVLAMPVAQAREFLIEKQAAAILDRLVDVGLGYLGLGQPLTTLSGGERQRLKLAIHMAEKSATYVLDEPTTGLHLADVDQLLALLDRLVDAGNTVVVIEHHQAVMAHADWIVDLGPGAGHDGGRIVFTGTPEDLVSSAGTLTARHLRKYVGC